From Pseudonocardia autotrophica, one genomic window encodes:
- a CDS encoding MFS transporter — MSNSPRRRPRTGLTPAVEEERTVRRAATAASVGNVAEWYDFGLFSYLAAIVLNRVLFPDAGEWSGVLTLGTFAAAFLVRPLGGFVFGPLGDRIGRTRVLSFTVLLMTVATVALGLVPSYDTIGIAAPLLVLLIRMLQGFSAGGEYTGALTLVAEYAPDRRRGFFGSWLEFGTITGYALGAGVCGTVVAVLPEDDLLAWGWRIPFMLALPLGIAGIYLRMRLEDTPAFRQLMERSPALAAMPYRRAMQILATRYRGPALVAGGLVVAWNVTNYVLTNYMPTYLTSTLPRHGEDGASGALAGALQVVVMLFALCVIIPVGRLSDRVGRKPILMTGALALIVLGLPAVWLMRGGPLGQAVGLLLLGAVLVCFAAVAPATLPAQFPTMVRYGGLGVVFNLFVSFFAGTAPTVIETAVTATGNLDWPGYYLVGAGVVGVISTLFLKETAGRPLPGAAPLTSSADLPPPPLSPDGIPMEQPRDHGSH; from the coding sequence ATGAGCAACAGCCCGCGGAGACGCCCGCGGACCGGCCTCACCCCCGCCGTCGAGGAGGAGCGCACGGTGCGCCGGGCCGCCACCGCGGCGTCGGTCGGCAACGTGGCCGAGTGGTACGACTTCGGGCTCTTCTCCTACCTGGCCGCGATCGTCCTGAACCGGGTGCTGTTCCCGGACGCCGGCGAGTGGTCCGGGGTGCTGACCCTGGGCACCTTCGCGGCGGCGTTCCTGGTGCGCCCGCTGGGCGGGTTCGTGTTCGGGCCGCTCGGCGACCGGATCGGCCGGACCAGGGTCCTCTCCTTCACCGTGCTGCTGATGACGGTGGCCACCGTCGCACTGGGCCTGGTGCCGAGCTACGACACGATCGGCATCGCCGCACCACTGCTGGTGCTGCTCATCCGGATGCTGCAGGGCTTCTCGGCCGGAGGCGAGTACACCGGCGCGCTCACCCTGGTCGCCGAGTACGCGCCGGATCGCCGGCGCGGCTTCTTCGGGAGCTGGCTGGAGTTCGGCACGATCACCGGCTACGCGCTGGGGGCCGGCGTGTGCGGCACGGTGGTCGCCGTACTGCCCGAGGACGACCTGCTCGCCTGGGGCTGGCGGATCCCCTTCATGCTCGCGCTCCCGCTCGGCATCGCCGGCATCTACCTGCGGATGCGCCTGGAGGACACGCCCGCCTTCCGCCAGCTGATGGAGCGCTCCCCCGCACTGGCCGCGATGCCCTACCGGCGGGCGATGCAGATCCTGGCCACCCGCTACCGGGGCCCGGCGCTGGTGGCCGGCGGCCTGGTCGTCGCCTGGAACGTCACCAACTACGTGCTCACCAACTACATGCCGACCTACCTGACCAGCACCCTGCCCCGGCACGGCGAGGACGGCGCGAGCGGCGCACTGGCCGGAGCGCTGCAGGTCGTGGTGATGCTGTTCGCGCTCTGCGTGATCATCCCGGTCGGACGGCTGAGCGACCGGGTCGGCCGCAAGCCGATCCTCATGACGGGCGCGCTAGCCCTGATCGTGCTCGGCCTGCCCGCCGTGTGGCTGATGCGCGGGGGACCCCTCGGCCAGGCCGTCGGCCTGCTCCTGCTGGGGGCGGTCCTGGTCTGCTTCGCCGCCGTCGCCCCCGCCACGCTGCCCGCGCAGTTCCCGACCATGGTCCGCTACGGCGGCCTGGGCGTGGTGTTCAACCTGTTCGTCTCGTTCTTCGCCGGCACCGCGCCCACCGTGATCGAGACCGCGGTGACCGCCACCGGGAACCTGGACTGGCCCGGCTACTACCTGGTCGGCGCGGGCGTCGTCGGCGTGATCAGCACGCTGTTCCTGAAGGAGACGGCGGGCCGGCCGCTGCCCGGCGCGGCGCCGCTGACCTCCAGCGCGGACCTTCCGCCGCCGCCGCTGTCACCGGACGGGATCCCGATGGAGCAGCCCCGGGACCACGGCTCGCACTGA
- a CDS encoding bifunctional 3-phenylpropionate/cinnamic acid dioxygenase ferredoxin subunit, whose protein sequence is MIFVGELSDIPVGESVRVQGTVAIAVFNVEGELYAIDDTCTHQDASLSDGWLEGCAVECPLHAACFDLRTGRPSGPPAKTPVRTHAVVVEAGQVFVHESVTVDAQAADLAARVAL, encoded by the coding sequence ATGATCTTCGTGGGCGAGCTGTCCGACATCCCGGTCGGAGAGTCCGTTCGTGTCCAGGGGACAGTGGCGATCGCCGTGTTCAACGTCGAGGGCGAGCTCTATGCCATCGACGACACGTGTACCCATCAGGACGCCTCCCTGTCCGACGGCTGGCTCGAGGGCTGCGCGGTCGAGTGCCCGCTGCACGCGGCCTGCTTCGATCTCCGCACCGGACGGCCGAGCGGTCCGCCCGCCAAGACACCCGTCCGGACCCATGCCGTGGTGGTCGAGGCCGGGCAGGTCTTCGTCCACGAGTCGGTGACCGTCGACGCGCAGGCGGCCGACCTGGCGGCCCGGGTCGCGCTCTGA
- a CDS encoding NAD(P)/FAD-dependent oxidoreductase yields MRDVTVVGASLAGLATVRALREQGFDGRIVVVGDEKHAPYDRPPLSKDFLAGTASDTDVVLAGPDDGEQAAQWRLGRTAVALDGPGRVVTLDDGERLSSDAVVLATGARARTLPGEQPQGVHTLRTLDDARALRADLVPGRRLVVVGAGFVGAEVASTAAGLGLEVDIVEAAPVPLQRALGPEMGVACGRLHAAHGVRLHPGTGVAGIVGSPRVTGVRTDDGREFPADVVVVGIGALPNVEWLAGSGLELDDGVVTDACGRTALPGIVAVGDCAASLRDYTGNRLRLEHWTNALQQPAVAAAALLGTAHALPAHHAVPYFWSDQYGHRIQFAGHRAADGALRVEEGDPEDPAAGLLVLFLDPGGEPVGVLGIDRARPFGRWRRELAKRL; encoded by the coding sequence ATGCGAGACGTCACCGTGGTCGGCGCCTCGCTGGCCGGGCTCGCCACCGTGCGGGCCCTGCGGGAGCAGGGCTTCGACGGCCGGATCGTCGTGGTGGGCGATGAGAAGCACGCCCCGTACGACCGGCCGCCGCTGTCCAAGGACTTCCTCGCCGGTACCGCGTCCGACACCGACGTGGTGCTGGCCGGGCCGGACGACGGTGAGCAGGCCGCGCAATGGCGGCTCGGCCGCACCGCGGTCGCGCTCGACGGCCCGGGCCGGGTCGTCACGCTCGACGACGGCGAGCGACTCTCCTCCGACGCCGTCGTCCTCGCCACGGGTGCCCGGGCCCGCACCCTCCCGGGCGAACAGCCGCAGGGCGTGCACACGCTGCGCACCCTCGACGACGCCAGGGCGCTGCGCGCCGATCTCGTCCCGGGGCGCCGGCTGGTGGTGGTCGGGGCCGGCTTCGTCGGCGCCGAGGTCGCCTCCACCGCGGCCGGTCTCGGGCTCGAGGTCGACATCGTCGAGGCGGCGCCGGTCCCGCTGCAACGGGCGCTCGGACCCGAGATGGGCGTCGCCTGTGGGCGGCTGCACGCCGCGCACGGCGTCCGGCTGCATCCGGGCACCGGTGTCGCCGGGATCGTCGGATCGCCGCGGGTGACCGGTGTCCGGACCGACGACGGCCGGGAGTTCCCGGCCGACGTCGTGGTCGTCGGCATCGGTGCGCTGCCGAACGTGGAGTGGCTGGCCGGCTCCGGACTGGAACTGGACGACGGGGTGGTCACCGACGCCTGCGGGCGGACCGCGCTGCCCGGGATCGTCGCCGTCGGCGACTGTGCCGCGTCGCTGCGGGACTACACCGGGAACCGGCTGCGGCTGGAGCACTGGACGAATGCGTTGCAGCAGCCGGCGGTCGCGGCGGCGGCGCTGCTCGGGACGGCGCACGCGCTGCCGGCCCATCATGCGGTGCCCTACTTCTGGTCCGATCAGTACGGGCACCGGATCCAGTTCGCCGGGCACCGCGCAGCCGACGGTGCCCTCCGGGTGGAGGAGGGTGATCCGGAGGATCCGGCCGCCGGTCTGCTCGTGCTGTTCCTGGATCCGGGCGGCGAGCCGGTCGGTGTGCTCGGGATCGACCGGGCCCGCCCGTTCGGCCGGTGGCGGCGCGAGCTGGCGAAGCGCCTGTAG
- a CDS encoding serine hydroxymethyltransferase produces MTLFAVDRSGAGTDAPAGPLDRSLAEVDPDVHAAVTAELGRQRRTLEMIASENFAPRAVLEAQGSVLTNKYAEGYPGRRYYGGCEHVDVIEQLAIDRLTALFGAEFANVQPHSGAQANAAAMAALLEPGDTILGLDLAHGGHLTHGMRLNFSGRLYDVAAYHVRADDHRIDMAEVERLARERRPKMIIAGWSAYPRHLDFAQFRRIADEVGAYLMVDMAHFAGLVAAGLHPSPVPYADVVTSTTHKTLGGPRGGVIMARAGLAKKLNSTVFPGQQGGPLEHVIAAKAVAFKLAAEPAFAERGRRTLEGAQLIASRLLGEPGVGVVSGGTDVHLVLVDLRDSELDGKQAEDRLHRVGITVNRNAVPFDPRPPMVSSGVRIGTPALAARGFGAEAFAEVADVIARALRPAAAQTELDELAARVTALADRHPLYPEL; encoded by the coding sequence ATGACTCTGTTCGCCGTGGACCGGAGCGGGGCCGGGACGGACGCGCCCGCCGGCCCGCTGGACCGGTCGCTGGCCGAGGTCGATCCGGACGTGCATGCCGCGGTCACCGCCGAACTCGGCCGCCAGCGCCGGACCCTGGAGATGATCGCCAGCGAGAACTTCGCGCCGCGCGCGGTGCTGGAGGCCCAGGGCTCGGTGCTGACCAACAAGTACGCCGAGGGCTACCCGGGCCGGCGCTACTACGGTGGCTGCGAGCACGTCGACGTGATCGAGCAGCTGGCGATCGACCGGCTCACCGCCCTGTTCGGAGCGGAGTTCGCCAACGTCCAGCCGCACTCCGGGGCGCAGGCCAACGCCGCGGCGATGGCCGCCCTGCTGGAGCCGGGCGACACCATCCTGGGCCTGGATCTCGCCCACGGGGGGCACCTGACGCACGGCATGCGGCTGAACTTCTCCGGCCGGCTCTACGACGTCGCGGCCTATCACGTCCGCGCCGACGACCACCGGATCGACATGGCGGAGGTCGAGCGGCTGGCCCGTGAGCGCCGCCCCAAGATGATCATCGCGGGCTGGTCGGCCTACCCGCGGCACCTCGACTTCGCGCAGTTCCGGCGGATCGCCGACGAGGTCGGCGCCTACCTGATGGTCGACATGGCGCACTTCGCCGGGCTGGTCGCGGCCGGTCTGCACCCGTCACCGGTGCCCTACGCCGACGTCGTCACCAGCACCACGCACAAGACCCTCGGCGGCCCGCGCGGCGGTGTGATCATGGCCAGGGCCGGGTTGGCCAAGAAGCTCAACTCCACGGTGTTCCCCGGCCAGCAGGGCGGGCCGCTGGAGCACGTCATCGCGGCGAAGGCGGTGGCGTTCAAGCTCGCCGCCGAGCCCGCGTTCGCCGAGCGGGGCCGGCGCACGCTGGAGGGCGCACAGCTGATCGCGTCCCGGCTGCTCGGCGAGCCCGGTGTCGGCGTCGTCTCCGGGGGCACCGACGTGCACCTGGTCCTGGTCGACCTGCGCGACTCCGAGCTCGACGGCAAGCAGGCCGAGGACCGGCTGCACCGGGTCGGGATCACGGTCAACCGCAACGCCGTCCCGTTCGACCCGCGCCCGCCGATGGTCAGCTCCGGGGTCCGGATCGGTACCCCGGCGCTGGCGGCCCGCGGGTTCGGCGCCGAGGCGTTCGCCGAGGTCGCCGACGTCATCGCCCGCGCGCTGCGCCCGGCCGCGGCGCAGACCGAGCTCGACGAGCTCGCCGCCCGGGTCACCGCCCTCGCCGACCGTCACCCCCTCTACCCGGAGCTCTGA
- a CDS encoding sarcosine oxidase subunit beta family protein, whose translation MSSTTATAADPPGADLPEHPDFLWHNPEPKRSYDVVIIGGGGHGLATAHYLVRNHGITNVAVLEKGWLAGGNMARNTTLIRSNYLWDASAAIYEHALKLWEGLEDDLGYPILFSQRGVLNLAHTEQDVRDSVRRVEANKLNGIDAEYLGPDDVAKICPILNVSDDIRYPVLGATYQPRAGIAKHDYVAWGFARRADAGGVDLIQDCEVLDFVTEGSVEDGAAEGTARVTGIRTTRGDIACGQVALCAAGHTSTLLDRLGVRTPLQSHPLQALVSELLEPVHPTIVMSNAVHVYVSQAHKGELVMGAGVDSYNGYGQRGAFHIIERQMAAAVELFPIFARAHLLRSWAGIVDVTPDASPIVGRTPYANVLVNSGWGTGGFKVTPGLGWCLAHTIATGELHPLIEPFALDRFVTGALVDEHGAAGVAH comes from the coding sequence GTGAGCAGCACGACCGCGACCGCCGCCGATCCGCCCGGCGCGGATCTGCCCGAGCACCCCGACTTCCTCTGGCACAACCCGGAGCCGAAGCGCTCCTACGACGTGGTGATCATCGGTGGCGGCGGGCACGGGCTCGCCACCGCGCACTACCTCGTCCGCAACCACGGGATCACGAACGTGGCGGTGCTGGAGAAGGGCTGGCTGGCCGGCGGGAACATGGCCCGCAACACCACCCTGATCCGGTCCAACTACCTGTGGGACGCCTCGGCCGCGATCTACGAGCACGCGCTGAAGCTCTGGGAGGGGCTGGAGGACGACCTCGGCTACCCGATCCTGTTCTCCCAGCGTGGCGTGCTGAACCTCGCGCACACCGAGCAGGACGTCCGGGATTCGGTGCGCCGGGTCGAGGCGAACAAGCTCAACGGGATCGACGCCGAGTACCTCGGCCCGGACGACGTCGCGAAGATCTGCCCGATCCTGAACGTCTCCGACGACATCCGCTATCCGGTGCTCGGCGCCACCTACCAGCCCCGCGCCGGCATCGCCAAGCACGACTACGTCGCCTGGGGATTCGCCCGCCGCGCCGACGCCGGCGGGGTCGATCTGATCCAGGACTGCGAGGTGCTGGACTTCGTCACCGAGGGGTCCGTCGAGGACGGCGCTGCGGAGGGTACAGCGCGGGTCACCGGGATCCGGACCACCCGTGGCGACATCGCCTGCGGTCAGGTCGCGCTCTGCGCGGCCGGGCACACCTCGACCCTGCTCGACCGGCTCGGCGTGCGCACGCCGCTGCAGTCGCATCCGCTGCAGGCGCTGGTGTCCGAGCTGCTGGAGCCGGTGCACCCGACGATCGTGATGTCCAACGCGGTGCACGTGTACGTCTCCCAGGCGCACAAGGGCGAGCTCGTGATGGGCGCCGGGGTCGACTCCTACAACGGCTACGGCCAGCGCGGCGCCTTCCACATCATCGAGCGGCAGATGGCCGCCGCGGTCGAGCTGTTCCCGATCTTCGCCAGGGCGCACCTGCTGCGCAGCTGGGCCGGGATCGTCGACGTCACCCCGGACGCGTCGCCGATCGTCGGGCGCACGCCGTACGCGAACGTGCTGGTCAACTCCGGTTGGGGGACCGGCGGGTTCAAGGTCACCCCCGGGCTGGGCTGGTGTCTCGCGCACACGATCGCGACCGGTGAGCTGCACCCGCTGATCGAGCCCTTCGCCCTCGACCGGTTCGTCACCGGCGCGCTCGTCGACGAGCACGGCGCCGCCGGCGTCGCGCACTAG
- a CDS encoding sarcosine oxidase subunit delta: protein MQLITCPWCGPREELEFHYGGQADVRYPDNPQELTDEQWGHFVFFRDNPKGPFAERWVHSAGCRRWFIAIRDTRTHQFLSVHRIGEDQPQIPEATR from the coding sequence GTGCAACTCATCACCTGTCCGTGGTGCGGGCCCCGCGAGGAGCTCGAATTCCACTACGGCGGCCAGGCCGACGTCCGGTATCCGGACAACCCGCAGGAGCTGACCGACGAGCAGTGGGGCCACTTCGTGTTCTTCCGGGACAACCCGAAGGGCCCGTTCGCCGAGCGCTGGGTGCACAGCGCCGGCTGCCGCCGCTGGTTCATCGCGATCCGCGACACCCGCACCCACCAGTTCCTCTCCGTGCACCGGATCGGTGAGGACCAGCCGCAGATCCCGGAGGCCACCCGATGA
- a CDS encoding 2Fe-2S iron-sulfur cluster-binding protein: MSRVQGYGRVDRTRTVSFTFDGTGYTGHPGDTLASALLANGVRTVGSSIRLGRPRGIGGAWTEDPTGLVQIEEPFPEPMLQASTVELHDGLVATGVHGRGRLAAVADTARYDHRYAHCDTLVIGAGPAGLLAARTAARRGDRVVLVDDRPEAGGSLIPTERIDGRAALRFVAGVVAELAEHPEVTHLQRTTAFGHYDDGFVLALQRRPGNPAGRSRQRVHRIRAGRVVVAAGAIERPVVFADNDRPGIMPAAAARDHLHRYGVLAGREVVVFTTDDAAYDAAADLAVAGAAVTLLDARDTVPAERAAACREAGVTVRPATLVVGTDAAADGTVSAAHTDTAGTVPCDLLLVSGGWTPAAHLFSHVRGELRYDPALGAFRPAAALAGTEVVGAANGTLDLAGCLAEGAGGDAPNVPPEPARTPTAVRWRTPGESSRQFVDIARDATVADIERAVGAGMRSVEHVKRYTTIGTAHDQGRTSGMIAAGITAELLGRAAGELGTTTFRPPFVPVAFAALAGRERGALFDPVRTTAVHPWHVARGAVFEDVGQWKRARHYPHPGEDMDTAVLRECAAVRRDVGIMDGSTLGKIDVQGPDAGEFLDRVYTNLMSTLKVGRVRYGVMCGNDGMVVDDGTVLRIDEQRYLLTTTTGGAAAVLETLEDWLQTEWPQLRVHLASVTEHWSVFPVVGPRSRELIGEVFADLDVSSDAFGFMTWQDTTLDGVPVRLARISFSGELAYEVNVDSRYGLAVWERLIAAGASRGLAPYGTETMHVLRAEKGYPIIGQDTDGTVSPHDLGMSWVVSKKKQDFIGKRSFTRAENLDPLRKQLVGLLPTDASTRLPEGSQIVEFAADGALPPPPVPMLGHVTSSYHSAELARPFALALVQGGRDRIGDVVGVPYRGALVPVEITGSVLVDPEGTRRDG, translated from the coding sequence ATGAGCCGGGTCCAGGGGTACGGGCGGGTCGACCGCACCCGGACCGTCAGCTTCACCTTCGACGGCACCGGCTACACCGGTCACCCGGGGGACACCCTCGCGTCGGCGCTGCTGGCCAACGGTGTCCGGACGGTCGGCAGCAGCATCCGGCTCGGCCGCCCGCGCGGGATCGGCGGGGCCTGGACCGAGGACCCGACCGGCCTCGTGCAGATCGAGGAGCCGTTCCCGGAGCCGATGCTGCAGGCCTCGACGGTCGAGCTGCATGACGGCCTGGTCGCCACCGGCGTGCACGGCCGGGGCCGGCTGGCCGCCGTCGCCGACACCGCGCGGTACGACCACCGGTACGCGCACTGCGACACCCTGGTGATCGGCGCCGGCCCGGCCGGGCTGCTCGCCGCCCGCACCGCGGCGCGGCGCGGCGACCGGGTCGTGCTGGTCGACGACCGGCCCGAGGCGGGCGGCAGCCTGATCCCGACCGAGCGGATCGACGGCCGCGCCGCGTTGCGCTTCGTCGCCGGCGTGGTCGCCGAGCTGGCCGAGCACCCGGAGGTGACGCACCTGCAGCGCACCACCGCCTTCGGTCACTACGACGACGGTTTCGTGCTCGCCCTGCAGCGGCGCCCCGGCAACCCGGCGGGCCGGTCCCGGCAGCGGGTGCACCGGATCCGGGCCGGCCGGGTCGTCGTCGCGGCCGGCGCGATCGAGCGCCCGGTGGTGTTCGCCGACAACGACCGGCCGGGCATCATGCCCGCCGCCGCGGCCCGCGACCACCTGCACCGCTACGGCGTCCTGGCCGGCCGTGAGGTCGTCGTGTTCACCACCGACGACGCCGCCTACGACGCGGCCGCCGATCTGGCCGTCGCCGGTGCCGCGGTCACCCTGCTCGACGCCCGCGACACCGTCCCCGCCGAGCGGGCCGCGGCCTGCCGGGAGGCCGGGGTGACGGTCCGGCCGGCGACCCTGGTGGTGGGCACCGACGCGGCCGCCGACGGCACCGTGTCCGCCGCACACACCGACACCGCCGGGACCGTTCCGTGCGATCTGCTGCTGGTCTCCGGCGGCTGGACGCCGGCCGCGCACCTGTTCAGCCACGTCCGCGGTGAGCTGCGCTACGACCCCGCGCTGGGGGCGTTCCGGCCGGCGGCCGCGCTCGCCGGCACCGAGGTCGTCGGCGCCGCGAACGGCACGCTCGACCTGGCCGGATGCCTGGCCGAGGGGGCGGGCGGCGACGCGCCGAACGTCCCCCCGGAGCCGGCCCGCACGCCCACCGCGGTGCGGTGGCGCACGCCGGGGGAGTCGTCCCGGCAGTTCGTCGACATCGCCAGGGACGCGACCGTTGCCGACATCGAGCGGGCCGTCGGCGCCGGGATGCGGTCGGTCGAGCACGTGAAGCGCTACACCACCATCGGCACCGCGCACGACCAGGGCCGGACCTCCGGGATGATCGCCGCGGGGATCACCGCCGAGCTGCTCGGCCGCGCGGCCGGGGAGCTGGGCACCACGACGTTCCGGCCGCCCTTCGTCCCGGTCGCCTTCGCCGCGCTGGCCGGGAGGGAGCGCGGCGCGCTGTTCGATCCGGTCCGCACCACCGCGGTGCACCCGTGGCACGTCGCCCGCGGTGCGGTCTTCGAGGACGTCGGTCAGTGGAAGCGCGCGCGCCACTACCCGCACCCCGGCGAGGACATGGACACCGCGGTGCTGCGCGAGTGCGCGGCGGTGCGCCGCGACGTCGGCATCATGGACGGCTCCACCCTCGGCAAGATCGACGTGCAGGGGCCGGACGCCGGGGAGTTCCTGGACCGCGTCTACACGAACCTGATGAGCACGCTGAAGGTCGGCCGGGTGCGCTACGGCGTCATGTGCGGCAACGACGGCATGGTCGTCGACGACGGCACCGTGCTGCGGATCGACGAGCAGCGCTACCTGCTCACCACCACCACCGGGGGTGCCGCGGCGGTGCTGGAGACCCTGGAGGACTGGCTGCAGACCGAGTGGCCGCAGCTGCGGGTGCACCTCGCCTCGGTCACCGAGCACTGGTCGGTGTTCCCGGTCGTCGGCCCGCGCTCGCGGGAGCTGATCGGGGAGGTCTTCGCCGATCTCGACGTCTCCTCCGACGCGTTCGGGTTCATGACCTGGCAGGACACCACGCTCGACGGTGTGCCGGTCCGGCTCGCCCGGATCTCGTTCTCCGGGGAGCTCGCCTACGAGGTCAACGTCGACTCCCGTTACGGCCTCGCCGTGTGGGAGCGGCTGATCGCCGCCGGCGCGAGCCGCGGGCTCGCCCCGTACGGCACCGAGACGATGCACGTGCTGCGCGCCGAGAAGGGCTACCCGATCATCGGCCAGGACACCGACGGCACCGTGTCCCCGCACGATCTCGGGATGAGCTGGGTGGTGTCGAAGAAGAAGCAGGACTTCATCGGGAAGCGGTCCTTCACCCGGGCCGAGAACCTCGATCCGCTGCGCAAGCAGCTGGTCGGCCTGCTCCCGACCGACGCGTCCACCCGGCTGCCGGAGGGCTCGCAGATCGTCGAGTTCGCCGCGGACGGCGCCCTGCCGCCGCCCCCGGTCCCGATGCTCGGGCACGTCACCTCCAGCTACCACAGCGCCGAGCTGGCCCGGCCGTTCGCGCTGGCACTGGTGCAGGGCGGCCGGGACCGGATCGGCGACGTCGTGGGCGTCCCGTACCGGGGCGCGCTGGTCCCCGTCGAGATCACCGGATCCGTGCTCGTCGACCCGGAAGGAACCCGTCGTGACGGCTGA
- a CDS encoding sarcosine oxidase subunit gamma has product MTAETLARTHPLAGRAPEFDALARDTGGDLTIGIEETGTATTVRLDPASRAAAVASALLGAPLPTRPNTWTTTGDGEIVWLGPDEWLVTSRHDRAAATEQVLRSGLAEYGGSAVDVSGQRIVLRLRGPLVRELLALVCALDLHPAEFPAGRCAQTVVAQTGVVLVALGDADDYLLHVRPSFAGHLADRLLDAATEFRAAAAR; this is encoded by the coding sequence GTGACGGCTGAGACCCTGGCCCGCACCCACCCGCTCGCCGGACGGGCGCCGGAGTTCGACGCGCTCGCCCGGGACACCGGCGGCGACCTGACGATCGGGATCGAGGAGACCGGGACGGCCACCACCGTGCGGCTGGACCCGGCATCGCGTGCCGCGGCCGTCGCGTCCGCGCTGCTCGGCGCGCCGCTCCCGACCCGGCCGAACACCTGGACGACCACCGGTGACGGCGAGATCGTCTGGCTCGGCCCGGACGAGTGGCTCGTCACCAGCAGGCACGACCGCGCCGCCGCGACCGAGCAGGTGCTGCGCTCCGGGCTCGCCGAGTACGGCGGATCGGCCGTGGACGTGTCCGGGCAGCGGATCGTGCTGCGGCTGCGCGGGCCGCTGGTCCGCGAGCTGCTCGCCCTCGTCTGCGCACTCGACCTGCATCCGGCCGAGTTCCCGGCCGGCCGCTGCGCGCAGACCGTCGTCGCGCAGACCGGTGTGGTGCTGGTGGCACTCGGCGACGCCGACGACTACCTGCTGCACGTCCGCCCGTCGTTCGCCGGTCATCTCGCCGACCGGCTGCTCGACGCGGCCACCGAGTTCCGGGCCGCCGCCGCACGGTGA